catattatgcgacttacttcgtcaagatgggagggtaaaaactgatggtttggtgtctgtagaggaacaggtgtgtatgactttacaaatattagcacatcatactaagaatcgtagtgttggcggtagattttataggtcgggagagactataagtaggtatttcaatagcgtattgcaaggaattttgcgattacaaggtttcctactaaaagtcccacagcctgtgcctattgattctacagatgctaggtggcgatgttttaaggtatgatgagaaatatttttcattttccttaagctttaactcttcattccctttgtataaattaacaaaaagttttttattttttatttttaagaattgcttgggagcattggatggaacacacattgatgtgcatgtacctgaaattgacaaaccaagataccgaacaagaaagggtcgagtcgcaactaatgtgttaggtgtgtgttcaggagatatgcagttcatatatgtgtttccggggtgggagggttccgcatcagactctagagtgctacatgatgcaattagtaggcctaatggttttaaggtaccagcgggtaagattattacttagtctcaactttctaagttaggtttagttctgtttgtcaactacaaaacactaataaggtctgttttttttttcattaggttgttattaccttgtagatggtggttatacaaatggtgaaggattccttgcaccctatagaggaataccttatcatttatctgaatgggagggacgaacaccttctaataaggaagaatattttaacatgaagcattctaaggcaaggaatgtaattgaacgctgttttggcttgctaaaaggaaggtggtcgatactaaggagtccatctttctatccgataaggacacaaggtcgaataattaccgcttgttgcctactacacaatcttattaggcaagagatgttagtagatccaatggagaatttgccaataatagaagatggacaaaatacagaagaaggtgaatatgttggtagtgttcAATCATCGGACCAGTGGACTGCAATGAGGAATGATATGGCTGaggaaatgtataatgagtggagagcaattaggaaccagcaaccgaactagctatatgttttaatgataacattttattttagtattcctttttatcatgcatttgttagatattagcacaatgattggatggtatgcaaattaattggatattatgcaagttgattggatattatgcaagttgattggatattatgcaaattgattatttgtatggtattttccttcattaaaatattttttgtttaggtatggataacgaaaatattttgaatgctactcaagagccaaaaggaagaaggcgtaaatgggaagcatttgaggaagaagtattactaggagttcttgaggattttgttgctcggaagcaacggtgtgacaccggtgctttcaaacaaggtactttggttgaaatagcaaaagctgtcaatgttttatgtcctcattcaaatataaaggcaaatccacatattgagtccaagttgaagaaatggaaaaaaacatatagtatggtcgttgacatgataaacacaagtggatttgcatggaatgatgtcaaaaagtgcgttgaagttgacagtgatgacgcatggcaaacttatgtgcaggttcatatcctattttatttatgcattagttatattcttgctcctatatttgttacgcatgctaaattttagttttgctatgttgatataatcttagagaaataaagaagccgatggatggagaagcaaaccttttccactgtttgatagatttgcatatatatttggaaaagatcgggctacgggtaatgtagccgaaacccctgctcaaatggtggaggaacaaagtcatgatcatgttggtgaaagtgatattggaggtgataattttgtttcttcaatgaaccaacaaagccaacaaagcaccccatctgaaaatagccaaagaaagaggaaaagagctgtgggaagttcaagtgatggaaccgaggcaattatcagtggactgaaagatttttatgttgaaagtgggaagaggatgcaaatggtaactgaagctttagttcaaggtactgcagatcatactgacatagctaatgaacttgaagcaatgggtctctctcctatggatcaaattgatgcattgtctcttattttggataaaccaaaaaatgtgggagtgttcagggcaatcaaaccggaactcaagaaagtgttcgtccaaagACTTTTAAGAGACAACGCAAgcggatgaggattttggctaatgttaacatggatgtattttattaacgttaacatggatgtattttattaatcatacagtcttatgttatgacttataacttagctttgcactagtattttggcttatgtttactagccattttgtaaattatggagatctattttggctaatgttaactaatgttaactaggattttctaaattatggagatcttatgtacttgtatttgttgaagttgcatgtattggccactattatttttcttctgttgggtgatagagtttaaatcaagctacatttgcaaattaaacccaattctattagcaggtaatagaaacaaaacaattgtcaattttttttaagattcataatatacatggcaaaaatatgctccaattaacccatatcatgagatttgtagcattactctattacacaatgacaaaaatttgtagtcctagtctaagcaaacacaaatctggtgaacagtattgtttttcttatcctgcttcttagtccgagactgcaccaaacgcttcactaagttagtccagcttagtccagtctaagccagtccagcttagtcccggcagctagtccagtccgagacagtccggcgcaacaaacgcacccataTTGGCCTTGAAGTTAAGATGGAAAAATATATGTTCTGCAGGCTAGCCTAGATCCCATCGAAAAACGCCCCAAAAAATGCTAAACTTCTTCATCCAACGGAACTTATTCTTTCGGCAAATTACTACGATTTTCAGATGAATGGATAGTGTGAACCACCAATTTGTTTCGGTTTACACCTTTACCATAAACATGCAAACACATCcttgttttttctattttcacTGTTTTCTTTGTATTGGGTCCTGGAGCAGTTTCTCTATATATCTTTTTGGTTCCTCGATTATTTTCATTGTTTCGAGCCTCAATCAGtttctttaaatttttaacCAAAACTCCTCCTAGAATTTGTTGTTCGCTTCAATCAATATCTTTCACCATTTTATCTACCCGGAATCACAAATAAATATAGTGtcaatatttatgttttttagaaaaatatGTTTAGCTTGTAGGTCTTAGAATAACAcagttaaaatttttaaaaattgaaatatggaaattgtgattttttttggaaatatgTCTGGTTTGTTGAGAGATTGCAGTTGTTAACGGCACTTATTAAAGCACTTCAGGGAGGATGAGACAATTGACTACCAGAAAAACCTAACAAAAACACCAACCAACCAAAGTAACTGACCTTCAAAGAACGATTTGGAAAATTTAGAACGCAATAAAGAAAGGAAGCAACCAACAAAAAACGTATAAAACGCCTAATAACATTTGATAAACAATTAAGAACACTGGGTTAAATAAGAATCACAAAGACACCAAGAGACTTTCAAACAATAACAGAATTGCATAgacaaaatttaaaccaaaaaaaaggaaagaactaTCGGACCTCTAGACAATCAGAGATCACGAAGTTAACCAAGAATGAGAAACAAAGCATAGAGCAAACATATAATATAAgccaaaaaaaaccaaacagtcattttaaaaattataaactcGCATTGTTTGAAATGGAAAGAGTGGGGAAACAACGTATTGAAGTTCAGGACATACCAAAGGCTTGATTGAAACGTAATGGCTTTGAACCCCTTCATTAAAGGCAACAACAAGAGCAGATTATGATTCTATGATGTGAGCCCGATCTAAACTGCAAAAAAGAAGTGAGATTGCAATTAAGAATTCGAAATGCAAACAAACAGATACAATAAAAGTAACTTAAATTGTGACGGTATAACGGACTCAATATGTAAAAGTGCACCAAATAAAGGGTAATTCTCAAgacattaaacataaaaactAAAACACCCCCATCTCTTTGCAAATTTTACAAACAAAATAGTAAACGTAATCCTTGAAATCCAAACAGACCTAATTTTGAAACCGTTTCTCTTGGACACCCCATACCATAGAAAATGCACCCTATACCCCAAACATAATGCTCAGTGGCTAGATAGCAATCTGTGCAGGTTGATCAAGATGTCACTAATTAGTTTTTGCCAACAGATGGTTAACCattttgccatttttttttttttgcagaaagTGGACCATGTTTAACTTTAAAAGATGATCTCTATTTTACCTAGACAAATTGCATCACCAATGTCTTGCCACACATTCACAAAAATTAGCAGTGCCGATTGACAAATGGACAGACCTGAATGGTACTAACCGAAGCACAACAATCCCTAAAGGAAAACAAACAACGAAATGACTTCAAGAAAAATCTGTATCATTTATTCAATGAAGCACCCTAAGTTGGAAAAgagtaaaatttaaattgaaaaacaataatCTAACAGAgacaaatttaaaaacaaaaaaccattaGAATCTTTAcagaaatcaataaaaatggctGCAAGTTAAAAgtcttaaaatttgatatatggCTATAAATTTTCCTAATGTTTATAATATCAATTAAGAATACACCAAAACTTAATACACCGTTGTAACATTTTGCAACTGCCTCACCTATCTGAAATGAAATGATAGGCTATAATGAAATAAAAGCCCACCAAGTGCAAATAGAAATAAACCATATAGCTGGGTCTTGTACATGGTTAGATCCTTGGTCTCCAGGAATTATGCTAAAAGGAAGACTAATCAAATGATTACGCTTAGAACTATAAcgttatttcaatttttaaaaactATTAACTGATTGAAAAACCACACCATAAAGAACCAGTGGAGATCAGAATAACAATAAAATACTACAGAGGTAAATGAACAGccattaatataatttttttcctCAGCATGCCAACAAcaatcagaaaaagaaaaggagaaaaatctATGGGATAAATGTAAAGTCTATTTGAAAAGTTCAATATATTTGTTTGTCAAACTCAGTGATCAAACTTCACACTCATgcttttcaaaaagaaaagaaaacgaagAAGTGAAATCATTGACAATTCCAAGAAATATAGCAGCTATTATTAAGATCCAAAACGAATTCTGGAAAGTATGGGGACCAAAGACTATTAGAAGTTGGAAAGATATGCCGATGCAGTGGTTTGAGAACATAGTTTGAGAAACTTTGGGTAGGAAATATGCTCGCAAGGAAAACCGACAATGGGTGAGTATGACTCTCAAAGCTGGTTTATGTTTAAAttactgaatcaccataatcGTTGTTGGTTGGTTTTCACTCATGGTCTACTTTTTATTCAAGTTCTTGTAAAGAAAATTAGTCTTTTAACCAAATGCATGCCAATTacaatttttcctttttggtaAATAATACCAACCACATTTTATCATTACTAGATTCATAGTGCTTTGATTAACTTTATGGGGAGTAGAATCTCAATTCAAGCTAAGTAAAGCAAAACCCTCAATTAAACCCCAACTACAAACCCGAATTAAACCTTCAATTAAACTcttaataaaacccaaattaaatCAGCAATCAGGAAAGAGAAAAATACACCCATTCAAAGTATTGCATAACTGAAAAAAACTATATTTATGAGAAAGATTAAAACCTTTTTACAAAAGACACCTACTGAAAAAGCTCACATTTGTAAAGACTTGGAGCTCCTGACCTAACAGCACAACAAAATCCGGAAATAATTCACAGCAAAAGGGAAGAAATGATGACAATCTATGCTAACAGTAGAGAATCGaattaaaaattgaacttaGCTAAAAAACACTTACCCTTCAACGTTCGGAGCCTTAGAAAAATTTATGAAGTTCACGCAAATATTTTTACGTCTCTATGCACCTATCCTGCAAACCAACGAAAATAGAAATGCAGAGAAGTGGGAAGACCAGATGAAATAAAACCCAAGCCACCACCAACTTAAATAGAAGAAATGTGGGGGAATCCAGccgtcaaagaaaaaaaatacaatctcCAGAACAAATAGATAAAAACATAATAAACGAGCAAAAGCAGCTAATCAGCACAAAACTAGTAAACTGATTGGGAGGCCTAATCGGAAGATTAAGAGAAAAGATGAGCAATTCACTCAAGACGCACAATAGGGAACCCAACAGATGCAAAATACACAAAGAGCAATCTCGGGCACCCCAAAATAAAAGCAAAGCACTCCAAGAACCACATCTAAGCCAAGTAATGATtaacaaacaccaaataaaacaACCCATAATCCAACAACCCACGAAATCAACGAGTCTAATATAAGCAAGCCAGATGCTAATTGTCACAAACCCCATTACCATAAACAGACGCCACCCGAAGTTCAAAGATCTAAACAACGTTGATTGAATAAAACCTGAGAACCCAAGAACACCCGTCTCTCTAAGCCAACCCCAACAACATACTAACACTCGAGGAGTTGCAGAATtatcaaaaccctagaaattaaCGTACCTCAATTAAACCCCCTAAATCTCGAGACACCCACttcaattatcacactcaagCACCAAACCCAATTATCAGCCCTACACTTTGTTCGGGCGAAGATTTCTCCGGAAAGAGCTCCTCGGCTCTTAGCACAActccccaagggattggcactttggataTATAGTCGGGCTCTTGCTTGCTGATGTGCTGCAAGAAGAGGATaaagttagttttgaaaggtgcctttgtagggccttaggtgtatacattgaggctcgcaatcaaaactaattgagtgctaggcgtgccactgctatctcagtataACAGATGTATAATAAGTGTATTTAGTCGATTACTTTcgccccaagttactcggacttcttgttatcaaaggattgtcgtggatgggttaagtccacattaagttctttttcttgccttgtgacCAAGGACTTtcagttcatagtcttgtatgttcAAGTGAGGGGAGTCAATATCCCCTTAAGTCACCTACTCGATTCTTGATTGGTTTTAAATGAAGGCATATTCATTAAGGTGACCAAATCCGGGCACAAATGAGACTCTTAAAGTAGGAAAACAGATGGATATAACTTGAATACATATTAGAGAATACATTAAGCAGTAGATCTATTAACTTATAAGACAAACAAAGAGCTTtgagcaagatttcaccttgtcgggcaaggttgaacttcttgcaatCACTTCTCTTTTGAGTTTACAAGGTTTATATGCTAAGAatggatggatggtaaacaagtttacacgaGATAATCGATGCTACGCCACTAAGGGTGATAGCAGAGCTtctaaactagacaaaagatggcttttgtGGGGGATGATCCTGAAAAGGATTGAGATCTGGGCTGATTACAGCTTATAGATGCAAATCtagcttgagagcagagtttgtatgtttgtttgtttgattggttgagtatcCTTGTCTCTGaggcctcttcctccttttataggtaGATTAGCCCGACTGCAGTAGCTTTACTCTTGCTCGAAAGTTGTTGAAGGGTAGCgagtcatcagctttttacttgtattgccatCGAAAAGTGTTTTTTGGCTGATTGTGAGTTAGTCCCCATCATTTGACACTTAAATCATAGGCACATCGCCTATACATTAATCAGAATGCGCCAACTTGTCTATGGGCCTGATACTGAGCTTCAGGCAGGTATTCCTTTAATTGGTGTTTTTGGGCTTCCTTATACTTACAGCCtaaagttcaaatattaacccaaatagTGCCCCCTTTAATCATTGTTAAGGTTGCAATCCCAGGAGCTAATAATGATTAAATAGTCGTCGCTCATTAAACAACCGTCGCACGCATCCACTCGGAACTTGTGCCTTTTTAAAGCAACCGTTGGTTTATCTGAAGCCCTTTGCACTACCCCACGAACTCCTCCGCTAAGTAATCACTTATTATATAATTCCTCCTTAATCTCATCAGCAAAGTATTTTAACCACTTCGAGCCTTCGAATTCTCAGAAACTCCAGTGCGCTCTTATCTTCGCAGCTCTTCAGTCATTCCCCccttaatttcaaattttcttctaTCTTCCTCTCAAAGTCCTAAGTGGCACCCATAGTTGCCCGAATTCAGTCTCTTCGCGAGATTGG
This is a stretch of genomic DNA from Malus domestica chromosome 02, GDT2T_hap1. It encodes these proteins:
- the LOC139189164 gene encoding uncharacterized protein isoform X2; this translates as MDNENILNATQEPKGRRRKWEAFEEEVLLGVLEDFVARKQRCDTGAFKQGTLVEIAKAVNVLCPHSNIKANPHIESKLKKWKKTYSMVVDMINTSGFAWNDVKKCVEVDSDDAWQTYVQRNKEADGWRSKPFPLFDRFAYIFGKDRATGNVAETPAQMVEEQSHDHVGESDIGGDNFVSSMNQQSQQSTPSENSQRKRKRAVGSSSDGTEAIISGLKDFYVESGKRMQMVTEALVQGTADHTDIANELEAMGLSPMDQIDALSLILDKPKNVGVFRAIKPELKKVFVQRLLRDNASG
- the LOC139189164 gene encoding protein ANTAGONIST OF LIKE HETEROCHROMATIN PROTEIN 1-like isoform X1, coding for MDRRKLLLILLLEMSYLETICICTILVVMMLRGKQRHVERPTLTNRSLIRREISLCYLNGIIGNTDTECVNELRMDRRTFGILCDLLRQDGRVKTDGLVSVEEQVCMTLQILAHHTKNRSVGGRFYRSGETISRYFNSVLQGILRLQGFLLKVPQPVPIDSTDARWRCFKNCLGALDGTHIDVHVPEIDKPRYRTRKGRVATNVLGVCSGDMQFIYVFPGWEGSASDSRVLHDAISRPNGFKVPAGCYYLVDGGYTNGEGFLAPYRGIPYHLSEWEGRTPSNKEEYFNMKHSKARNVIERCFGLLKGRWSILRSPSFYPIRTQGRIITACCLLHNLIRQEMLVDPMENLPIIEDGQNTEEGEYVGSVQSSDQWTAMRNDMAEEMYNEWRAIRNQQPN